In one Bactrocera tryoni isolate S06 chromosome 5, CSIRO_BtryS06_freeze2, whole genome shotgun sequence genomic region, the following are encoded:
- the LOC120778365 gene encoding bicaudal D-related protein homolog yields the protein MHKPWLNRRSLYAERDRDDPAMHHHHNGLHSASAIKHKQPTSLMSSPSSSMSLSSSSSPSSSTNILHNSSIGSINLEDYITAMEARTKALDRQQSEVDVWAQLQQKESDILLAAELGKALLEKNEELVKQHEKLIEDYSMKIEPFGGATPVFRTLMGGY from the exons ATGCATAAACCTTGGCTAAATCGTAGATCTTTATACGCTGAGCGCGATCGTGATGATCCAGCGATGCACCATCATCACAACGGTTTGCACTCTGCATCAGCTATAAAGCATAAGCAACCAACCTCGTTGATGTCGTCGCCGTCGTCGTCAATGTcgttgtcgtcgtcgtcgtcgccaTCCTCATCAACGAACATTTTACATAATTCAAGTATTGGTTCCATTAATTTAGAGGATTATATAACCGCAATGGAGGCACGTACCAAAGCATTAGACCGTCAACAATCCGAAGTTGATGTATGggcacaactacaacaaaaagaaTCGGATATATTACTAGCCGCCGAGTTGGGCAAAGCGCTATTGGAGAAGAACGAAGAATTGGTGAAACAGCATGAGAAACTCATCGAGGACTATTCCATGAAAATCGAG CCTTTCGGTGGCGCTACACCTGTCTTTCGCACGCTCATGGGTGGATactga